The following is a genomic window from Rhodoferax sp. PAMC 29310.
ACCCGCAGCACCGCCCCTTCGCGGATGGCGTCCAGCAAATCGGCTTCGGTGGTTTTGCCCTCCTCCAGGCGTTGCTGCCAAGCCTGCTTGAGGTAGAGCAGCATGATGACGCCGAACTCGGCGGTCACCCCGGCCAAAGCGATGAAGCCGACCACACCCGCCACCGACAGGTTGTAGCCCAGCCCGTACAGCAGCCAAATTCCGCCAATCAGGGCAAACGGCAGGGTCAGCATGACCAGAAGTGCCTCGTCAAAGCGGGAGAAGGTCAGGTACAAAAGCACAAAAATGATGAGCAGTGTGAACGGCACTACCAGCTTGAGTTTGGCCGTGGCCCGCTCCAGAAACTCGAATTGGCCTGACCATGATACCGAGTAGCCCGGTGGCAACACCACCTGCTCGGCCACCGCGCTCTGCATCTCGCGCACGGCCGAACCCAGGTCTCGCCCGCGCAAATCCACGTAGACAAAACCGGCCAGGCGGGCGTTTTCACTGCGCAGCATGGGCGGGCCGTCGGTGATTTTGAGCGTGGCCACATCCGATAGCACCAGACGCTGGCCGCGCGGCGTGACGATGGGCAGGGCGCGCAGCTTGTCCAGCGAATCCCTGATTTCGCGCGGGTAGCGCACATTGATGGGGAAACGCTGCAAACCCTCCACGGTTTCGCCCACATTCATGCCCCCAATGGCTGAACTCACCACGGATTGAACATCGGCAATGTTGAGTCCGTAGCGGGACGCTTGTTCGCGATGAATGTCCACGTCAATGTAGCGCCCGCCATCCAGGCGCTCGGCAAAGGCACTGGTCACACCTGCTATGGGTTTGACCACGCGCTCCACCTCGGCTGTGAGGCGGTTGATGACGGCCAGGTCCGGCCCCAGCACCTTCACTCCCACCGGGCTTTTGATGCCCGTGGCCAACATGTCCAAGCGGTTGCGAATGGGGGGAATCCAGATGTTGGTCAGCCCCGGCACCCGCACCGTTTTGTCCAGCTCCTCGATCAGCTTGTCAGATGTCATTCCTGCACGCCATTGGTCTTGGGGTTTGAGCTGAATCGTGGTCTCAAACATCACCAGCGGCGCCGGGTCCGTGGCCGTCACCGCGCGCCCTGCTTTGCCGTAAACACTTTTCACCTCAGGCACGGTCTTGATGAGCCGGTCGGTTTGCTGCAGCAGCTCGGCGGCTTTGCCAGCCGACAGGCCAGGCAGCGCGGTGGGCATGTACAAGAGGTCACCTTCATCCAGCGGCGGCATGAATTCACTGCCAATGTGCTGCAACGGCCAGAAGCTGACCACCAGCGCAAGCAATGCCACCACCAGCGTGCTCTTGGGAAAGCGCAGCACGCCGTTCAACAGCGGCCGGTACAGGGCAATCAACCCCCGGTTGAGCGGGTTTTTTTGCTCGTCAGGAATGTGCCCGCGAATCAAATAGCCCATTAACACTGGAATCAAGGTGACAGACAGAATCGCCGCAGCGGCCATGGCGTAGGTTTTGGTGAAGGCAAGGGGCGAAAACATGCGCCCTTCCTGCGCTTCCAGCGTAAACACGGGCACAAACGACAAGGTAATGATGAGCAGTGAGAAAAACAAGGCCGGGCCCACTTCGGCCGCTGCATCGCCAATCACTCGCCAGCGGGCCTCGCCTTTGAGCGTGCCGTCGGGGTGTTCATGCGTCCACTTTTCCAGGTGTTTGTGGGCGTTCTCGATCATCACCACGGCGGCGTCCACCATGGCACCAATGGCGATGGCAATGCCGCCCAGCGACATGATGTTGGCATTCACCCCCTGCCACTGCATCACGATGAACGCCATCAAAATCCCTAGGGGCAAAGAAATGATGGCCACAAAGGCGGAGCGAAGGTGAAACAAAAACAGCGCGCAGACCACCGCTACCACCGCAAACTCCTCCAGCAACTTGGTGCTCAAGTTGGCAATCGCCCTCTCGATCAAGCTGCTTCGGTCATAGGTGGTGACGATCTCCACACCGGCTGGCAAGCTGCCCTGCAGGCTGGCCAGCTTGGCCTTGACGGCTTGAATGGTGGTGAGTGCGTTCTCGCCGGAACGCATCACAATGACACCGCCCACCGACTCGCCCTCGCCGTCCAGCTCGCCAATGCCACGGCGCATCTCCGGGCCCACTTGCACCCGGGCCACATCACCCAGAAGCACCGATACCCCCGCGTCTGTGGTCATCAGGGGAATAGCGCGAAAGTCATCCAGCGTTTTCAGGTAACCCGAGGCGCGCACCATGTACTCGGCCTCGCCCAGCTCCAGAACCCCGCCACCGGTTTCCTGGTTGGCCCGTTTGATGGCATCAATCACCTTGCCGTGGGGAATGCGGTAGGCCGCCAACTGCTCCGGGTCGAGCACCACCTGGTACTGGCGCACCATGCCGCCAATGGTGGCCACCTCGGCCACGCCAGGTACGGTTTTCAACTCAAACTTGAGAAACCAGTCTTGCAGCGTGCGCAGCTGTGACAGGTCTTGCTGGCCAGTTTTGTCCACCAGCGCGTACTGATAAATCCAGCCCACGCCGGTGGCATCCGGCCCAATGGCAGACGAGGCGCCAGGCGGCAGGCGAGACTGGGCCTGATTCAGGTACTCCAGCACCCGGGAGCGCGCCCAGTACAGGTCGGTGCCGTCTTTGAACAGAATGTAGACGTAACTGTCGCCAAAAAAAGAGTAACCCCGCACCACCTTGGCACCGGGCACCGACAGCATGGTGGTGGTCAGCGGGTAAGTCACCTGGTTTTCCACCAGTTGCGGCGCTTGGCCCGGCCAGCTGGTGCGAATGATGACCTGCACGTCGGACAGATCCGGCAGCGCATCCAGCGGCGTGCGAGACACCGCCACCACACCCCAGGCGGTGATCATCACGGTGGCTAACAGCACCAAAAAGCGGTTCAGAATCGACCATCGAATCAGTTTCGCAATCATGGGGCACCTGCCTTGCCGCTGGCCGCACGCAAACTCTCAATTTGCGGCC
Proteins encoded in this region:
- a CDS encoding efflux RND transporter permease subunit, translating into MIAKLIRWSILNRFLVLLATVMITAWGVVAVSRTPLDALPDLSDVQVIIRTSWPGQAPQLVENQVTYPLTTTMLSVPGAKVVRGYSFFGDSYVYILFKDGTDLYWARSRVLEYLNQAQSRLPPGASSAIGPDATGVGWIYQYALVDKTGQQDLSQLRTLQDWFLKFELKTVPGVAEVATIGGMVRQYQVVLDPEQLAAYRIPHGKVIDAIKRANQETGGGVLELGEAEYMVRASGYLKTLDDFRAIPLMTTDAGVSVLLGDVARVQVGPEMRRGIGELDGEGESVGGVIVMRSGENALTTIQAVKAKLASLQGSLPAGVEIVTTYDRSSLIERAIANLSTKLLEEFAVVAVVCALFLFHLRSAFVAIISLPLGILMAFIVMQWQGVNANIMSLGGIAIAIGAMVDAAVVMIENAHKHLEKWTHEHPDGTLKGEARWRVIGDAAAEVGPALFFSLLIITLSFVPVFTLEAQEGRMFSPLAFTKTYAMAAAAILSVTLIPVLMGYLIRGHIPDEQKNPLNRGLIALYRPLLNGVLRFPKSTLVVALLALVVSFWPLQHIGSEFMPPLDEGDLLYMPTALPGLSAGKAAELLQQTDRLIKTVPEVKSVYGKAGRAVTATDPAPLVMFETTIQLKPQDQWRAGMTSDKLIEELDKTVRVPGLTNIWIPPIRNRLDMLATGIKSPVGVKVLGPDLAVINRLTAEVERVVKPIAGVTSAFAERLDGGRYIDVDIHREQASRYGLNIADVQSVVSSAIGGMNVGETVEGLQRFPINVRYPREIRDSLDKLRALPIVTPRGQRLVLSDVATLKITDGPPMLRSENARLAGFVYVDLRGRDLGSAVREMQSAVAEQVVLPPGYSVSWSGQFEFLERATAKLKLVVPFTLLIIFVLLYLTFSRFDEALLVMLTLPFALIGGIWLLYGLGYNLSVAGVVGFIALAGVTAEFGVIMLLYLKQAWQQRLEEGKTTEADLLDAIREGAVLRVRPKAMTVAVILAGLLPIMWGTGTGSEVMQRIAAPMVGGMVTAPLLSMFVVPVVYYLMRRRQLRGVGSKI